The following are from one region of the Aspergillus chevalieri M1 DNA, chromosome 1, nearly complete sequence genome:
- a CDS encoding putative nucleotide-sugar transporter (COG:G;~EggNog:ENOG410PKEW;~InterPro:IPR012404,IPR007271;~SECRETED:SignalP(1-22);~TransMembrane:9 (o6-25i139-164o170-187i194-216o251-271i292-309o335-354i366-385o391-410i);~go_component: GO:0000139 - Golgi membrane [Evidence IEA];~go_component: GO:0016021 - integral component of membrane [Evidence IEA];~go_function: GO:0015165 - pyrimidine nucleotide-sugar transmembrane transporter activity [Evidence IEA];~go_process: GO:0090481 - pyrimidine nucleotide-sugar transmembrane transport [Evidence IEA]) yields the protein MARDHLVIPFLVTMMLVTGVCNTILNKFQDMQCVRNCDSLDPRERKTFEQPVIQTIQMFIGESGSWIFVFGFYVYRQYLAPRLSNGASPLLVGGYNPVDTDDRYDDEDNTINNVDGAPRLPKPSDVDEEGRVKLKGAKIFLLAAPACCDIAGTTLMNVGLLFVAASIYQMTRGALVLFVGLFSVVFLRRKLYLYQWTALVVVVLGVALVGLAGALFGDDAHDVPQEDATATVLHALMQARAVAQTPETVKAVIGVLLIAAAQIFTASQFVLEEWILENYAMDPLEVVGWEGIFGFSVTVFASIILYLAVGRTPAGRYGYFDAKEGWHEVFSNRNVALSSLFIMLSIFGFNFFGLSVTRTVSATSRSTIDTCRTLFIWLVSLGLGWESFKWLQVAGFALLVYGTFLFNDIVRPPLKACLPRNVSERQALVLPEEPIEHA from the exons ATGGCTAGAGACCATCTAGTCATCCCATTCCTGGTCACGATGATGCTCGTGACCGGGGTTTGCAATACTATTCTGAACAAATTCCAG GATATGCAATGTGTTCGGAATTGTGACTCGCTGGATCCTAGAGAACGCAAGACCTTTGAGCAGCCGGTTATCCAGAC GATCCAGATGTTTATCGGAGAGTCGGGTAGCTGGATCTTCGTCTTTGGCTTCTACGTATACCGTCAATATCTAGCTCCACGTTTATCTAACGGAGCATCGCCCCTTCTTGTCGGTGGATACAACCCCGTTGACACGGATGACCGGtacgatgacgaagacaaTACGATTAATAATGTCGATGGCGCTCCCCGTCTCCCTAAACCATCTGACGTGGATGAGGAAGGGCGGGTGAAACTCAAGGGCGCTAAGATCTTTCTGCTCGCCGCGCCGGCATGCTGTGACATCGCGGGTACGACGCTCATGAATGTCGGTCTGCTTTTTGTTGCCGCTAGTATCTACCAGATGACTCGTGGGGCGTTGGTGCTCTTCGTTGGACTTTTCAGTGTAGTCTTTCTCCGTCGGAAGTTGTATCTGTACCAATGGACTGCGCTGGTCGTGGTCGTCCTCGGTGTTGCGCTGGTTGGTCTTGCGGGTGCGCTGTTCGGTGACGACGCACATGATGTACCTCAGGAGGATGCCACCGCTACTGTTTTGCATGCATTGATGCAGGCCCGCGCTGTCGCACAGACCCCTGAGACGGTTAAAGCAGTCATTGGTGTTTTGCTTATCGCTGCTGCTCAGATCTTTACTGCATCGCAGTTCGTTTTGGAAGAATGGATTTTAGAAAACTATGCCATGGACCCGCTCGAGGTTGTTGGTTGGGAGGGCATCTTTGGATTCTCCGTCACGGTCTTTGCATCAATCATCTTGTACCTGGCCGTGGGGCGCACGCCAGCGGGCCGCTACGGATACTTTGATGCGAAGGAAGGCTGGCATGAAGTCTTCTCTAACCGCAATGTCGCCTTATCCAGTCTCTTCATTATGCTGAGTATTTT TGGTTTCAACTTCTTCGGTCTCTCCGTAACCCGTACTGTATCCGCCACCTCCCGTAGCACGATCGACACCTGCCGTACCCTATTCATCTGGCTCGTCTCCTTGGGTCTGGGCTGGGAGTCATTCAAATGGCTCCAGGTCGCGGGATTCGCCTTGCTGGTCTACGGCACTTTCTTGTTCAACGACATTGTCCGGCCCCCTCTCAAAGCATGTCTTCCGCGGAACGTATCGGAGAGACAGGCTTTAGTGCTACCTGAGGAGCCTATTGAACATGCTTGA